The Medicago truncatula cultivar Jemalong A17 chromosome 7, MtrunA17r5.0-ANR, whole genome shotgun sequence genome includes the window tgTCGGTTCTTTGatggtatatatattatgaaaaataCATCTTAGTTtcagaagggaaaaaaaatgaaagtgtttttattattagtattattaaatagggttaatagtgtttttcacccttgtaatatatgtcattttcgattttcgcccctataaaatttttggtttgatttgcaccctcgtgaaatttttattttctggaaaacacccctaataggccattttcagaattttttttcaagaaattttggtttttgaatggcctattaagggtgttttccggaaaataaaaattttacgagggtgaaaatcaaaccgaaaattttatagaggtaaaaaccggaaatgacatatattacaggggtgaaaaacactattaaccctattaaATATTacatgaaatattttatttgaatgtgTATATAGATAAGtgatgatataaaaaaaaaattaactttaaaacaaatttttttaattttaattgagaatattatatatggttgtgtattttcttatattatattttctttcatattaaacaaaaatgattccaaactttaattcatttaattaaattttaaaatttcctataataaatatttacttatcattaaaaaaattctttaaaagtagacttaaaaaaaaaaaacattgagagCTTACTGGTCACATTTGATGCTCTTGTTTATAGTAAAGTTTAGGTCAACACCGCATCGTTTAGGAAGCAAGGCATTTAAGTCATCCCTTATATTATGGAAGTGACTTGAGGTTTTTTTAAGACACTCACATGCCTTATGTCGATCACCTTTGGTGGGCACCGAAGATTTCAAATCTTTGACACCATTGCAACAAGCAATTGAAGGGTGATCATCCTCTCCGATGAGATATCCAATACAAGGAAGTATTGATGTCTTAGCTTCTTCACAATCAAAGGCATACCCAACCACCATCATAGTTAGAAAGGTTATAAGTACAATGGAGGTCTTCATCTTATATTTGTTataataatttgtgttttgatATATATGAAAGGATGGCTTAACGAGCATAGTTATATAGATGAAAGTATGAGATATTGTTAAAAGAAAGAGTTTGAGGTGTGAGCCATGGTTACGAAACTTTGACTTTTCAACAAAAATTTAGGTTgaacttcttcttcctctcctttggtctcataattattttttttgttgtgatgATGTAAGAGATAATGTTACTAAAAACTTAGATTGTATTATAAACTTTCTTTTTACTAAATTTCACATCGTAAATTCTAGACTAAATTACTTTTTGttctttaactatttaattggtattggattggtcctctaactaaaaattgatttatttcggtcctctaagtttctcaccgttactacatttagtcatttctgttagttttattcaaataaacattagggtttgtgttatgtgggtcctctaactttatttattagtatcattttggtcctatttcttgttaaggtattatgattaaatagtgactgatattattggtaactgttatggttcatatatatgtatgtgtgaaagaGGAGGTCAGATATCCatataacacaaaccctaacgtttatttgaataaaactaacagaaatgactaaatgtagtaacattgaaacttaaaggaccgaaataaatcaatttttagttagaggacaaatccaataccaattaaatagttagagaaccaaaaatataattaaacttAAATTCTATAATAAAATGCACTATAAAATGCCGCATGgaaatatttgtcaaaaatagaAGTTTGAAGTGTCAGCAATGGTTATGAAACTTTGGCTTTTTATATTAGAAATTTAGGTGGAATTTGTTGTTTCTCTAACttgaaattattaaatttttactaTACTATAATGATGTGAGTCAATGAATTTGTTTTAGATGCTTTATcttatgatttgatttttcatttattgAAAAGATGATGGGAGTCTTTGtggtttttttcttcatgttatGACAACACacaataacatgcaaaaagatAATGACAcgtaaaatatatattgtattgtaaacttttatttttttactaacttTCACAACCAAAATTCTTTAATGAAGTGTACTATGAGACATCACTTGCAATTAATTGTCAAAAGAATGAGTTTGATATGTCAGCAAATGTcatgaaactaaaaaaaactagtgTTTTCCGGCGGCTAAATGTTCCGGCGATTTTAGCCGCCACTATGTACAATTCTGGCGTTTTAAAAACTGCCGAAATTTTGCCTACCACAATGTTTAAAGCGGCAGTTTTTACGTAACCGCCATGTTGTCCGCCGTTTTATATTTGGCTTAAAGTGGCGgttatttaattgtatataGCGGCAGTTTCAAACACCATTATTTACATAATTGTGACAAAACCGCTAGGTGTTTCTGGCATTTTTGACCGCCGTAACATGCAAAACGTACCGGCAGTTTTAACCGCCAGAAAGTACTCCTGAGACCTATGCTTGTAGTGGCATGTCCAACTGCCAGAATTTACTTCTGATATTTAATCATTGAGCTTCCACAATTGACATATAAAATGCCACAATgctcaaaaaattgaaattattttatttataatattattatttcataggAATATATAATTGtacatttctattttttgaacaaaattaaaggacaaacaaattttgaacattgtcattgatatatttataattcaACTCAAGTGGAGTTTGATGCAAATATCCAAAACAAGTCTCATATATAAACAAGTCTCCAAACATAAAGTTACACAAACCATTGCCACCATCTTTAGCTATTCTCAAAATAACAagtttcaaaacataaaaatgactAGACAACTGATGTCACTAAAATTAGGACTCTCATGATCGACGTGCATTGCTTTCATCTGATGATCTAGTTATGTCATTGGGTGTTGGAGATTCATTTCCTACGTTTGATGCctgcaaaaaatattataattgttaACTCATATTAAGCCAGATATTATTGCCAATTCAAGAACCTAAGCAAAGTAAAAGTTATTATCAAAGTAAAAGCTTGAAAGACAGTAttatccaaaatcaatttttcataattgatgaatataaagattgatgatgaaaaacTTAGAGAAATgcatttaattgataaaaaataaattagcaaTATTGATTTCATTAGCCCAATAGCATTCAGatccattttgtaaaatatcatcaaataatatcaatgcTTCCAAAGCTTAATGTAGCGCCGGAACTACTCCAGAAAGACACATGCACAAAATCATAAATGCATTGAGTAGTTGTTATACCTGTTGTGTATCATTGGGAAATAAGGCAGCAGCTAACTCTGGAGGTAGTGAACCACCTTCCTTCGCTTTAATGTAGCCAACAAGTGCTGTCATTTGAGCCTCCATAGTTGCAAGTTTTTGGTTCACCAATGCAGAACTGCCGCTTGAAGTACTACCACGAAAAGAGCCAAACTCCATACCGCTAAGTCGTGTGGTAGTATGCTTAAAAGCAATAGTAGGAACCACTCCCATGCCCATTCCTCGAACACGGCCAGAATGCTCTTTTCCAAATATCTTGCCAACAATATCATTTGGAGAAATTTCAGAATAAGCATCAGGGTTTTCAGCTATATGATTGCAAATTTTCTCCtacaaaaccaaataataaataaccaaTGAATAACATTCATTTCCTTCAATTCTAAAACAAtgaacataaatttaaaataaattgggaGGTAGATTATCAATTTACCCCTATCTTCTGAGCTTCTTCATTCACATACTTCCCATCTGCCCTTTTGTGGGTCATATCCCACATTGGACCCCGGCCGACAGGCTTACCAGCCTCAAGAGTCTATAATAAAAAGTATAATTATGAATCAAATAACTTAATAGTAAACTTAAACAAAGAATTAGTTACATATAGTAATAGACAAACATACTAGGATATGTCTTTTTCTCGCGAAAGTCATGGCGCCGCACGTATGATTAAAAATCTGTTTCTTTCTCGCTTCTTTGTTTCGCTTGCACATTTCCTATACAAGTGAGAGTATATTAATTTCTATGATTTAACAactgattatttaaaaaaaaaaaaaatacataatgaaAAATGAAGTATACCATAGTCTCGGGTTTCAAGCGATATTCAACAAATTTCACCCAATGGTCCAAGGGAACATTCTCAGGTCTATTGTTGACAATTTCATTCTTGCTCAAAGTAGGATCGAAGGGGTTCCCTTTCCTTAAATTTTCCATTAAAACGAGACCGATTCAATCGAAATTTatgatcattttttaaaaatcgtCGGTGACCCATAAAACACCATTTCCTACCATTCTTTAGTCTACAACTATCTGTTTCAAACTTACAAGTGGAGCAGGCTAAACCAGTGTATGTGTTCCACCCAGATAAAGTACCAAGCCCTGGAAAGTCACTAATTGTCCACATCAAAGCTGCCTTCAACgtaaacatttcattttttgatgAATCTAATGTACGCACTCCATCATACCACATTTCATTCAACTCTTTGATGAGAGGTTGTAAGTACACATCAATGTTATTTCCCGGGGCTAGTTTCCCAGGAATGATCATGGAAAGGATCATTGATGTTTGCTTCATGCACTCCCATGGAGGGCGATTGTATGGGATAAGAGCCACTGGTCAAATGCTGTAGTTTGAACTCATAACTCCAAAAGGGTTAAAGCCATCGGTGGATAGGCCAAGTCGTACATTTTGAGGATCTGCTGCAAATTCAGGATGAAGTAAGTCAAACGTTTTCCATGCCTCGGAATCTTTAGGATGTCGCATCAGCCCATCTTGGTTACCATCCAATGAATGCCAACTCATAGACTCTGCAGTTTTGGAACCCATAAATAGCCTTTGCAATCTTGACTTTAGTGGAAAGTAGCGCAATATCTTTGCAGGTTGTTTCTTCTTGTTATCCTTCCACTTAGATGTGCATATTTTGCATTCTTCCAATTCTTGATTTTCTTCACCCCAATATAACATACAATCATTTGGGCAAGCAGGTATCTTAATATAACCAAGACCAAGTTTGTTGATGATTTTCTTAGCCTCGTAGAATGAATTAGGAATCTTTGCATCTACGAACACGTCTTTTAACAATTCAAGAATCATAGTCATGGCTTTGTCACTCATTCTACACAAGCACTTTATATGATACAATTTAACtataaatgacaattttgaaTACTTTGTACACCCTTCATATAATTCTTCATTTGCGTCCTTTAACAACTCATAAATCTCGACATCGTCTGCATCACGTGTCGAGTTACGCCCTTCATTGTTATGCACAGAGGATGGACCAGCATCGTCCAGGTTGTTTCGACCAATTCCAAATGCATCATTGACCATGTTTTCCATTGGATTTTGTGGTTGAAAAGTATCTTCTGCAACACAGGTTCTTTGAACTGCCTCAGACGCGATTACATTTGGTCTTTCACCATGCCAAGtccaaattttgtaattttttggaAAAGGTCTATTTTTTTAGGTGTATGTAAACTTCATCCATGTTCCCCCTTCTTGAAACCACATTTTGAACACGGACACTTAATTGTAAGTACATCAGCAGGTTGATGTTCAAATGCAAATTGACATGactagaaaaaaatatatatcaaagcATTGCATCTTAAGATTTATAACTACCAAATTTTAATAATCACTGATGATGAATTAAGATATAGAATTATATAGACAGTGTATAAAGGTACAAGGAACTCATCTCATACCTCCTGCACAATTTTGAGATTTCAGACGGCAATTTTGGTGCAACGGCGATTGATGTGCTAACAGTTATAGCAATTCTATGGGACAAACAGAAAATGAAGTGTTAAAAGTATAGTACATAATGAATTGAAGTATATTTGAATCACAAGGAAACTTGTCATAacccaaatttggaccatttgaaatcttttttgtccacattttttaatagttcagattctcttttattcatttttttaccgtttaaaactcgtgtttttcgtcattaatcatttaaaaactttcatcttgcatttaagtcctcgcttgcattttttacaacatttaagatcactccatttgcatttttataaacgcattttataatccttttagtcataacaggcaagtcattttaaaatggctaatcgcattttaaaaggcgttttttttttattaatcttttcaatcgaaatttcggcagggaggatactttgaagtacctcatgtcagattccgaagggacttctttttattattttctttttttagtttagtttatttattattattatgtttatttatttttatttttatttaggaaACAAAACcaaagtcactcacgtgacttcattttgtttttcttctttcttttttctttcttttcttttttactttttattattctttttgttttttatttatttatttatctttttgtcaaatctttttctccaagtcttaactgcaggggtattttggtctttgatgtgtaccagagccaaccctattttgtcactataagTACACTGCCAATCATTGGAAAAAGGGGGCTGCACAGAAATTATTACACTGATacattgttatcatggtttttgggtgccaagccattaattggacttgaaccttttgaccgttgatatctctcttttttcttgggaagggtaaaaggagaaaaacccttaaaaagttctagattcgggggtcgttttcgctacgggaaggtgttaggcacccggagcgattatggtattccataagaaccgctctcctaagtttatttctacgctttagttttattgcttatttttgtaaaaaaggaaggtatggttagttaagaatgggggtgagaagaagtagagtttaatttttatttcggcttggatgagttttgactcattgcctacgtacccttttaagggatcaaaaccgttcgtagttcattctcaaaaatggtttttgtttttgttggttgattttaagtttgaaaagggattttgaagaatagagatgagaggcctcaagggcattagatttggcaaaaaagtgaggttagattagtgattaaaaagaaagtctaaatgattaagatgaattgaatttttcttaagaaaaaagaaaggaaaaaaaaatgaagtgttgacttcatatttattatgaaaattttgaagtgaagttcaattgttttttttttggaaaaaagatggattttctctaagtgtttaaaacctaaacgcttatttaaccatacaatcctatgcatacatctaaagtgagtgtgtgcgtgtcggtgcgtcatagtgtccatagtccatattacaaaaattgcctaaatacattctatggcccctttgccaagctacaaaccaatgataaccaattacatcactaaatggattaaaacttgcaaaaaatgaATACTAAACTAAAGGAAGTGAAGGAGATAGTGGTGACATGGAGAAATgctcatgaaatgaatggaacaaaagaagtgagatgattagtaaaataaagcatagaataaaagaagtgcacaaaaaaggtattaagaggaaagacataaaagagactaataaagtgacaaaatgtaCATGAAAGTGGCCATAAAACTCTAGCATGTGTATGACCTATGATCCCTTCATTATGGCAAAATTTTAGAAGTCTTGCTTTGTGCCATAAAGTGAGAATtaataggacatattcaagctAAAACTCATGGCACATTTTTAAGACATTTTGcaccttatttaattattaaaacacATACTAATTGCAAGGCAAGAAGGAAAAATAAGATTCATATTCACAAGCAGCAAACCACACATAGGATCGGCAACAAATTTATCATAGAAGTGCATTCCAAGAGTTCAAACCACATGTCAACAATTCATGAATGATATGATactaaaaaacacaagtttatGTCTAAACACactaattaaccaaaaaaaatcacatgctccttttttatcattttaaaaccatttaaaaatataaaagagacCTGAAAATATATCAAggaacatgtgataatttttggagattttttagagaaaattttaagcatgcaggggttcaaacagcaaagaaaagtggtgcaaataacaaaaaaaagaacacaaaaaCGAAAGTGAAAGGCCCAAACCATGACAAAAAATCTGGAGCAACAGGGAGCGTTAGATTGATCTGAAGGCtgagaatgagagagtaaaaccgaaaataaaccggaccggttcaagtctctatatatagaggtgaaatccggttttttcattttgatactcctctttctctttcttctctctttttagagagagaagctccaacttctctctaactttccggtcatcttctccggttggcatggcttttccggcgcggcggacggcggtggcgcctccgcgccggagttcgaaactgctccgattcaaatttttttcacgtttttaaacatccttttttgtgtattactcgaatccgagcttagatttttcaaaagagctttgaatcggagtagatctaaacttgaaccttgatgaaaaaatttaagaaaacgGAAGGGAAAAGAGGGAGAACGACGGCGGTTACCTCACGATTGCGGTGACTCTTGGCTTGGCGTCGTTGCTTCGTGTTCTTCGCGTTCTTCACGTTCTTGTTGCTCTGCGTGTTTGCTCGCGTCCTggcttgcttgcgtgcgcgctgcttgcttgcgtgcgcgttgcTTGCGTGCTTGCTTGCTTGTTGCTTGCCTGCGTGCGcgctgcttgcttgcgtgcgcgttgcTGGCGCGTTACTGGCGTGCTtgcttgcttgtgtgcttgcttgcgtgcgcgctgCTTGCTTGCGCGTTGCTTGCTTCTGTACAGATCCGGTTTTCCCCTTCTTCTTCTCGGATTCGCACGcctttcgtgatcgtgcttgagtccggtGACGGATTCGCACTCGTATTGCGAAAGGAACaaatcgatgatgatgattctctgACGAATCTCCTGAGATTTGCAGAAATTTCAatggattttgatgatgttgttatgaatttgtgtgttagggtttgatgaatttctgtgttcttggtgattctgttttctttgatctaacagaatggagagagaaagttttgatctgtttgtgatgtggcactgtgtgaatggaatcctctcttctttttgaaaaaatctgacactgttccccttttatatgctgccatgtgtacctgaaccaataaaaaagtgacatctggactggactaaaatttgtgcgaaaatttggaccaaaatgccctttggggcgtttctgcagaaaaaatgataataaaaggactgaaatgcaattcttagaaacttttggactgaaatgtaattttgggacctcaattgagggaccaaaatgcaataaaaaataaaattgaataaaaaacgcaatttgatcaaacgtaaagcgaaacaaaaataaaattgacaaaacggacttaAAACGAACCAacggcttaaatgaggtacttcaaagtaacctctctatgccaaaattttgtgtgaaatgaccaaaatgcccctagggctaaaaatgacctaaactgactcgaacagacttgacactgactcagacgcaagtttgaaatgaaattagcaaggtttactgatgaaaagttaaaaatgaatttgaaaagactcagagacagtcacaaggatgaaaatgggtcccactgcaggaaatgaccaaaatacccttctgcatGACTTTCTTGcgaattttgaaataaactgtagaaaaagcaatgtaatgattcagagacacttttgaaatgatttacaagacaagtaaagacattttgaaaagttttatgcatgaaaaacataggtaaaaatgtgattgaaaacactgcgtagcagagacaatttgaactgtgcattTGAAATTCgatttttgacaaagtttgaaatgaaattggacccagtatttttaggtccaaaaacagggtataacagctgcccctatttaagtttctttgtctggagagtcaagagacggagtctttggcttgacaggacgaagatacttaaatattagcatttgcactgtgtttggacgtaaaatacgcctacccattttcaaataatatgcatgccatgcatcatttggattatgaatgcaagacctcatgggaattagaattaacaaaatatgtcgtatccattgcgggattggtagacattgacaaagatagtgaatagcagagtaacgggaaactagaaacaagttggacaggtacaagctgtccttggattcaaactagccacttgaccggggatgaaacaaacagacaactgcgagttgttcttatggattcgaactggtcacttcacaggggatagaggttactggacaaacatgagttgttcttatggattcgaactggtaactcacttggggatattggaaagtgcgagttgttcttatggattcgaactggtggcCCGActggaaaaaagagaaaattgacaagtacgagttgttcttacggattcgaactggtgactcgactgaaaacatgtaaaattggcaggtacgagttgttcttaaggattcgaactggttactcgactgaaagcaaggcaaatagacatgtgcgagcttgttcttggatgcgaactggttactccaccggacaggaacagatagacaggtacaagctgctcttggattgagctagccacttgagcgaacagaaacagatagacgggtacaagctgttc containing:
- the LOC112416289 gene encoding uncharacterized protein yields the protein MILSMIIPGKLAPGNNIDVYLQPLIKELNEMWYDGVRTLDSSKNEMFTLKAALMWTISDFPGLGTLSGWNTYTGLACSTCKFETDSCRLKNGRKWKGNPFDPTLSKNEIVNNRPENVPLDHWVKFVEYRLKPETMEMCKRNKEARKKQIFNHTCGAMTFARKRHILTLEAGKPVGRGPMWDMTHKRADGKYVNEEAQKIGEKICNHIAENPDAYSEISPNDIVGKIFGKEHSGRVRGMGMGVVPTIAFKHTTTRLSGMEFGSFRGSTSSGSSALVNQKLATMEAQMTALVGYIKAKEGGSLPPELAAALFPNDTQQASNVGNESPTPNDITRSSDESNARRS